The Hydrogenophaga crocea genome contains a region encoding:
- a CDS encoding monovalent cation:proton antiporter-2 (CPA2) family protein gives MAAEASSELIPVVTLLGAAVVAVPLFKRLGLGSVLGYLAAGLAIGPFGLGLFSNPQTILHTAELGVVMFLFVIGLEMQPSHLWALRRAIFGLGSLQVAVCGAALTLVGMAFGFSWPVAFIGAMGFVLTSTAIVMQLLGERGEIATVRGQKIVSVLLFEDLLIVPLLAIVALMSPEAAAAGAEGASRWVAIGIGAGALALLVAVGLWLLNPLFEVLAKAHAREVMTAAALLVVLGAALLMQVGGLSMAMGAFLAGVLLSESTFRHQLEADIEPFRGLLLGLFFLGVGMSLDLGAVARHWPLIVAGVLALMLVKALGIYAVARLTRSTHADALDRAVLMAQGGEFAFVLFAAALAGRVIDPVTNANLTAIVVLSMALTPLAVLAHQRFAPRAALSTDGAPMAEHEEGQVLIIGFGRVGQIASQNLLLLGATITIIDADPQFAREAERFGFKVYYGDGTRPDILRAAGAERAQVVLVCVDDASAATQIVEACRHTFPHVRVIARAFDREHAAALVKAGVHLQVRETFESAMLMGREAMLALGTSPAEADAVVARIRQRDAERFEMELNGGGLVAGRPMILGNLRPPQGEPEQACPGFAEPVAATDAGPAR, from the coding sequence ATGGCCGCTGAAGCCAGTTCCGAGCTGATTCCGGTCGTCACGCTGCTCGGGGCGGCCGTGGTCGCCGTGCCACTGTTCAAGCGCCTGGGCCTGGGCTCGGTGCTCGGCTACCTCGCGGCGGGCCTGGCCATCGGGCCCTTCGGGCTCGGCCTGTTCAGCAACCCGCAGACCATCCTGCACACCGCCGAACTCGGCGTGGTGATGTTCCTGTTCGTCATCGGCCTGGAGATGCAGCCCTCGCACCTGTGGGCCTTGCGGCGCGCGATCTTCGGGCTGGGCAGCCTGCAGGTGGCCGTGTGCGGTGCGGCGCTCACGCTGGTGGGCATGGCCTTCGGCTTTTCGTGGCCGGTGGCGTTCATCGGCGCCATGGGCTTCGTGCTCACGTCCACCGCGATCGTGATGCAGCTGCTCGGCGAGCGCGGCGAGATCGCCACCGTGCGCGGGCAGAAGATCGTGTCGGTGCTGCTGTTCGAAGACCTGCTGATTGTGCCGCTGCTCGCGATCGTGGCGCTGATGTCGCCCGAGGCCGCCGCCGCCGGGGCCGAAGGCGCGTCGCGCTGGGTGGCCATCGGCATCGGTGCGGGCGCGCTGGCCCTGCTCGTGGCCGTGGGCCTGTGGCTGCTCAACCCGCTGTTCGAGGTGCTGGCCAAGGCGCACGCGCGCGAGGTCATGACCGCGGCCGCGCTGCTGGTGGTGCTGGGCGCGGCGCTGCTCATGCAGGTGGGCGGCCTGTCCATGGCCATGGGCGCCTTCCTCGCGGGCGTGCTGCTGTCCGAATCGACCTTCCGCCACCAGCTCGAGGCCGACATCGAGCCCTTCCGCGGCCTGCTGCTGGGCCTGTTCTTCCTGGGCGTGGGCATGTCGCTCGACCTCGGCGCCGTGGCGCGCCACTGGCCGCTGATCGTGGCCGGCGTGCTCGCGCTCATGCTGGTGAAGGCGCTGGGCATTTACGCGGTGGCGCGGCTCACCCGCAGCACGCACGCCGACGCGCTGGACCGCGCGGTGCTGATGGCGCAGGGCGGCGAGTTCGCCTTCGTGCTGTTCGCCGCCGCGCTTGCGGGCCGCGTGATCGACCCGGTGACCAACGCCAACCTCACCGCCATCGTGGTGCTGTCCATGGCGCTCACGCCACTGGCGGTGCTGGCGCACCAGCGCTTCGCGCCGCGCGCGGCGTTGTCCACCGACGGTGCGCCCATGGCCGAGCACGAAGAAGGCCAGGTGCTGATCATCGGCTTCGGCCGCGTGGGCCAGATCGCGAGCCAGAACCTGCTGCTGCTGGGGGCGACCATCACCATCATCGACGCCGATCCCCAGTTCGCGCGCGAAGCCGAGCGCTTCGGCTTCAAGGTGTACTACGGTGACGGCACGCGGCCCGACATCCTGCGCGCCGCGGGGGCCGAGCGCGCCCAGGTGGTGCTGGTGTGCGTGGACGACGCCAGCGCCGCCACGCAAATCGTGGAGGCGTGCCGCCACACCTTCCCGCACGTGCGCGTGATCGCGCGCGCCTTCGACCGCGAGCACGCGGCCGCCCTCGTGAAGGCGGGTGTGCACCTGCAGGTGCGCGAGACCTTCGAGTCGGCCATGCTCATGGGCCGCGAGGCCATGCTGGCCCTGGGCACCTCGCCCGCCGAGGCCGACGCCGTGGTGGCGCGCATCCGCCAGCGCGACGCCGAGCGCTTCGAGATGGAGTTGAACGGCGGCGGCCTGGTGGCCGGGCGGCCCATGATCCTGGGCAACCTGCGCCCGCCGCAGGGCGAGCCCGAACAGGCCTGCCCGGGCTTTGCCGAACCGGTGGCCGCGACCGACGCCGGGCCGGCGCGCTGA
- a CDS encoding ABC transporter permease — protein sequence MPPERTDAPAPAATRRWRLPPLGPLLGLLLLCIAGTLLNREFATTDNALNVLTRTAFIGIIAVGMCFVIISGGIDLSVGSMAALIAGVTILLMNKLAPLGWPPAAVVVAGMATAVLLGALFGLAHGLLITRGRIEPFIVTLGTLGIFRAYLTYFADGGALALDNTLADAYGPVYYGSLLGVPIPVWVFALVAIAGALLLKRTAYGRYVQAIGSNEQVARYAAVDVDRTKVLTYTLLGVCVGIATLLYVPRLGSASPTTGLLWELEAIAAVIVGGTALRGGAGSIGGTVVGAILLSVISNILNLTSIISVYLNAAVQGFVIIAVAFMQRRRP from the coding sequence ATGCCACCGGAACGCACTGACGCGCCCGCCCCGGCCGCCACCCGCCGCTGGCGCCTGCCCCCGCTGGGGCCGTTGCTGGGCCTGCTGTTGCTGTGCATCGCGGGCACGCTGCTCAACCGCGAATTCGCCACCACCGACAACGCGCTCAACGTGCTCACGCGCACCGCCTTCATCGGCATCATCGCCGTGGGCATGTGCTTCGTGATCATCTCGGGCGGCATCGACCTCTCGGTGGGTTCCATGGCCGCGCTGATCGCGGGCGTGACCATCCTGCTGATGAACAAGCTCGCGCCGCTGGGCTGGCCGCCCGCGGCGGTGGTGGTGGCGGGCATGGCCACCGCGGTGCTGCTGGGCGCGCTGTTCGGCCTGGCGCACGGGCTGCTCATCACGCGCGGACGCATCGAGCCCTTCATCGTCACGCTCGGCACGCTGGGCATCTTCCGCGCCTACCTCACCTACTTCGCCGACGGCGGCGCGCTCGCGCTCGACAACACCCTGGCCGACGCCTACGGCCCGGTCTACTACGGCAGCCTGCTCGGCGTGCCGATCCCGGTGTGGGTGTTCGCGCTCGTGGCCATCGCCGGGGCACTGCTGCTCAAGCGCACGGCCTACGGGCGCTACGTGCAGGCCATCGGCTCGAACGAGCAGGTGGCGCGCTACGCCGCGGTCGACGTCGACCGCACCAAGGTGCTCACCTACACCCTGCTCGGCGTGTGCGTGGGCATCGCCACGCTGCTTTACGTGCCGCGCCTGGGCTCGGCCTCGCCCACCACCGGCCTGCTCTGGGAGCTCGAGGCCATCGCCGCGGTGATCGTGGGCGGCACCGCGCTGCGCGGCGGCGCCGGCAGCATCGGCGGCACCGTGGTCGGCGCCATCCTGCTCTCGGTCATCAGCAACATCCTCAACCTCACCAGCATCATCAGCGTGTACCTCAACGCGGCGGTGCAGGGGTTCGTGATCATCGCCGTCGCATTCATGCAGCGGCGGCGTCCCTAG
- a CDS encoding sugar phosphate isomerase/epimerase family protein, which translates to MKTIQGPGIFLAQFIGDAAPFDTLDGLARWAASLGYKGLQMPTSDARIFDLERAATSDAYCDEVKGLLADHGLQLTELSTHLQGQLLCVHPAYDLQFDAFAAPHVRGNPAARTAWAHAQLLLAARASQRLGLKAHASFSGALAWPYLYPWPQRPPGLVDAAFAELARRWRPVLDAFDDAGVDVCYELHPGEDLHDGLTFERFLDAVGQHPRANILYDPSHFVLQQLDYLAFIDHYHERIRAFHVKDAEFRPNGKQGVYGGYANWVDRAGRFRSLGDGQVDFKAIFSRLTQHGYAGWAVLEWECCLKHPEDGAREGAAFIREHIIRVADRAFDDFAASAGDAATLAALLGLSR; encoded by the coding sequence ATGAAAACGATCCAGGGACCCGGGATCTTCCTGGCCCAGTTCATCGGCGACGCCGCGCCCTTCGACACGCTCGACGGGCTGGCGCGCTGGGCCGCTTCGCTGGGCTACAAGGGGCTGCAGATGCCCACCAGCGATGCGCGCATCTTCGACCTCGAACGCGCCGCCACCAGCGACGCGTACTGCGACGAAGTGAAGGGCCTGCTCGCCGACCACGGCCTGCAGCTCACCGAGCTGTCCACCCACCTGCAGGGCCAGCTGCTGTGCGTGCACCCCGCGTACGACCTGCAGTTCGACGCCTTCGCCGCGCCCCACGTGCGCGGCAACCCGGCCGCGCGCACCGCCTGGGCGCACGCACAGCTGCTGCTCGCGGCCCGGGCCTCGCAGCGGCTGGGCCTGAAAGCGCACGCCTCGTTCTCGGGCGCGCTGGCCTGGCCCTACCTCTACCCCTGGCCGCAGCGCCCGCCCGGCCTGGTCGACGCGGCCTTCGCCGAGCTCGCGCGGCGCTGGCGCCCGGTGCTCGACGCCTTCGACGACGCGGGCGTGGACGTGTGCTACGAGCTGCACCCCGGCGAAGACCTGCACGACGGCCTCACGTTCGAGCGCTTCCTCGATGCGGTCGGCCAGCACCCGCGCGCCAACATCCTCTACGACCCCAGCCACTTCGTGCTGCAGCAGCTCGATTACCTGGCCTTCATCGACCACTACCACGAGCGCATCCGCGCCTTCCACGTGAAAGACGCCGAGTTCCGCCCCAACGGCAAGCAGGGTGTCTACGGCGGCTACGCGAACTGGGTCGACCGCGCGGGCCGCTTCCGTTCGCTCGGCGACGGCCAGGTCGATTTCAAGGCCATCTTCTCCAGGCTCACGCAGCACGGCTACGCGGGCTGGGCCGTGCTCGAATGGGAGTGCTGCCTCAAGCACCCGGAGGACGGCGCGCGCGAAGGCGCTGCCTTCATCCGCGAGCACATCATCCGCGTGGCCGACCGCGCCTTCGACGACTTCGCCGCGAGCGCGGGCGATGCGGCCACGCTGGCCGCGCTGCTGGGTCTGTCGCGATGA
- a CDS encoding substrate-binding domain-containing protein — MKHRIRLHALAAVAAIGLASPLLAQAQNKVNLGVAIPAATHSFAAGLVYWANEAKKELEKDPNIKVTIKTASGAPEQANQLQDLVTATKIDSLVILPFESAALTRPVQQVKAKGVYVTVVDRGLTDTSAQDAYVSGDNTAFGKVPAEYLAKALNGKGNIVALRGIPTTIDNERMDAFMSVMKNHPGIKVLDAKHGNWNRDDAFKVMQDFLTRFKEIDAVWAADDDMAFGVLRAIEQAKRKDIKIVFGGAGAKAMVKTLMDGSNPLIQANVSYSPKFLYEAIKMTALARQKGQKLPASTIVPSVLITKENAKDFYFPDSPF; from the coding sequence ATGAAGCACCGCATCCGACTGCACGCGCTGGCCGCCGTGGCCGCCATCGGCCTGGCCAGCCCCCTGCTGGCACAGGCCCAGAACAAGGTGAACCTGGGCGTGGCCATCCCGGCCGCCACCCACAGCTTCGCCGCCGGCCTGGTGTACTGGGCCAACGAGGCCAAGAAAGAGCTCGAGAAGGACCCGAACATCAAGGTCACCATCAAGACCGCCAGCGGCGCGCCCGAGCAGGCCAACCAGCTGCAGGACCTGGTCACCGCGACCAAGATCGATTCGCTGGTGATCCTGCCCTTCGAGTCGGCCGCGCTCACGCGCCCGGTGCAACAGGTCAAGGCCAAGGGCGTGTACGTCACCGTGGTCGACCGCGGCCTCACCGACACCAGCGCGCAGGACGCCTATGTGTCGGGCGACAACACCGCCTTCGGCAAGGTGCCGGCCGAGTACCTGGCCAAGGCCCTCAACGGCAAGGGCAACATCGTGGCGCTGCGCGGCATCCCCACCACCATCGACAACGAGCGCATGGACGCGTTCATGTCGGTGATGAAGAACCACCCGGGCATCAAGGTGCTCGACGCCAAGCACGGCAACTGGAACCGCGACGACGCCTTCAAGGTGATGCAGGACTTCCTCACGCGCTTCAAGGAGATCGACGCCGTGTGGGCGGCCGACGACGACATGGCCTTCGGCGTGCTGCGCGCGATCGAGCAGGCCAAGCGCAAGGACATCAAGATCGTCTTCGGCGGCGCCGGCGCCAAGGCCATGGTGAAGACGCTCATGGACGGCAGCAACCCGCTGATCCAGGCCAACGTGTCGTATTCGCCCAAGTTCCTCTACGAGGCGATCAAGATGACCGCGCTGGCGCGCCAGAAGGGCCAGAAGCTGCCGGCCTCGACCATCGTGCCCTCGGTGCTCATCACCAAAGAGAACGCCAAGGACTTCTACTTCCCCGATTCGCCGTTCTGA
- a CDS encoding LysR family transcriptional regulator: MDRFQEMHVFAAVVDAGSFVAASDALGMSKAAVSRHVAELERRLGVRLLHRTTRRLSLTAEGETFHARCKAVLAEVDEAEAEITAGAGEARGTLRVNVPFSYGQQRLAPLWPRFMARHPALTLEVTLSDRVVDLVDEGFDLAVRIAQLPASTLISRRLAGTRLLLCASPGYVAARGAPQHPADIARHDCIAYTLFSSGDLWHFEGPDGPTAVKVQGRLRSNNGDTCVQAALQGQGLILQPSFLVDPHLRSGALVALMPGWHAVELGVYAVYPTRRHVAPKVRLLIDFLAQALDASDGPAPPPR; encoded by the coding sequence ATGGACCGCTTCCAGGAGATGCACGTGTTCGCGGCCGTGGTCGACGCGGGCAGCTTCGTGGCCGCGTCGGACGCGCTGGGGATGTCCAAGGCCGCGGTGTCGCGCCACGTGGCCGAACTCGAGCGCCGCCTGGGCGTGCGCCTGCTCCACCGCACCACGCGCCGGCTCTCGCTCACGGCCGAGGGCGAGACCTTCCACGCGCGTTGCAAGGCCGTGCTGGCCGAGGTGGACGAGGCCGAGGCCGAGATCACCGCGGGTGCGGGCGAGGCACGGGGCACGCTGCGCGTGAACGTGCCGTTCAGCTACGGCCAGCAGCGCCTGGCGCCGCTGTGGCCGCGCTTCATGGCGCGCCACCCGGCGCTGACGCTCGAGGTGACCCTGTCGGACCGCGTGGTGGATCTGGTGGACGAAGGCTTCGACCTCGCGGTGCGCATCGCGCAACTGCCCGCCTCCACGCTGATCAGCCGCCGGCTCGCAGGCACCCGGCTGCTGCTGTGCGCTTCGCCCGGCTATGTGGCTGCGCGCGGTGCGCCGCAACACCCAGCCGATATCGCGCGGCACGACTGCATCGCCTACACCTTGTTCTCCAGCGGCGACCTCTGGCACTTCGAAGGCCCGGACGGGCCCACGGCCGTGAAGGTGCAGGGCCGGCTGCGCAGCAACAACGGCGACACCTGCGTGCAGGCCGCGCTGCAGGGCCAGGGCCTGATCCTGCAGCCCTCGTTCCTGGTGGACCCGCACCTGCGCAGCGGCGCGCTGGTGGCGCTCATGCCGGGCTGGCACGCGGTCGAACTCGGCGTGTACGCGGTGTACCCGACGCGCCGCCACGTGGCGCCCAAGGTGCGGCTGCTGATCGACTTCCTGGCGCAGGCGCTGGACGCGAGCGACGGGCCGGCGCCGCCGCCGCGCTAG
- a CDS encoding Gfo/Idh/MocA family protein, whose protein sequence is MSEDRSTRRIRLGMVGGGEGSFIGAAHRAAARLDDQFELVAGALSSTPGRAHASAAGLHIAHDRSYADYAEMARAEARRSDGIDAVAIVTPNHLHVPVALAFAEQGIHVICDKPIATSLAEAEALAQRVRERGLLFLLTHTYSGYPMVRQARELVAQGAIGEVRIVQVEYVQDWLGEPIEQQGHKQAAWRNDPRQAGPAGALGDIGTHAYHLAGYVTGLKLHELAAELSTFVPGRALDDHVQVMLRYEGGARGLLWASQVASGSRNGLRLRVYGSTGSLQFDQERPEELWLTRPGQPSQCLYRGVPSAPGGLAQAHRIPAGHPEGYLEAFAQLYRDFARAWRGEAGVQLPGLDDGLDGMAFVEAVLRSHREGMRWVRPAR, encoded by the coding sequence ATGAGCGAGGACCGCAGCACCCGGCGCATCCGCCTGGGCATGGTGGGCGGGGGCGAGGGCAGCTTCATCGGCGCCGCGCACCGCGCCGCGGCCCGGCTCGACGACCAGTTCGAGCTCGTGGCGGGCGCGCTGTCGTCCACGCCCGGGCGCGCGCACGCGAGCGCGGCCGGGCTGCACATTGCGCACGATCGCAGCTACGCCGACTACGCCGAGATGGCACGCGCCGAGGCGCGGCGTTCCGACGGCATCGACGCCGTGGCCATCGTCACGCCCAACCACCTGCACGTCCCGGTGGCGCTGGCCTTCGCCGAGCAGGGCATCCACGTCATTTGCGACAAACCGATCGCCACCTCGCTGGCCGAGGCCGAGGCGCTCGCACAGCGCGTGCGCGAACGCGGCCTGCTGTTCCTGCTCACGCACACCTACAGCGGCTACCCCATGGTGCGCCAGGCGCGCGAGCTGGTGGCGCAGGGCGCGATCGGCGAGGTTCGCATCGTGCAGGTCGAGTACGTGCAGGACTGGCTGGGCGAGCCGATCGAGCAACAGGGCCACAAGCAGGCCGCCTGGCGCAACGACCCGCGGCAGGCCGGCCCCGCCGGCGCGCTGGGCGACATCGGCACCCACGCCTACCACCTGGCGGGCTACGTGACGGGCCTGAAGCTGCACGAGCTTGCGGCCGAGCTCAGCACCTTCGTGCCCGGCCGCGCGCTCGACGACCACGTGCAGGTGATGCTGCGCTACGAAGGCGGCGCGCGCGGCCTGCTGTGGGCCAGCCAGGTCGCCAGCGGCAGCCGCAACGGCCTGCGCCTGCGCGTCTACGGCAGCACCGGCTCGCTGCAGTTCGACCAGGAGCGGCCCGAGGAACTGTGGCTCACGCGGCCCGGCCAGCCCTCGCAGTGCCTGTACCGCGGCGTGCCGTCCGCGCCCGGCGGCCTCGCGCAGGCGCACCGCATCCCGGCCGGCCACCCCGAGGGCTACCTCGAGGCCTTCGCCCAGCTCTACCGCGACTTCGCGCGCGCCTGGCGCGGCGAGGCCGGCGTGCAACTGCCCGGCCTGGACGACGGCCTGGACGGCATGGCCTTCGTCGAGGCCGTGCTGCGCAGCCACCGCGAGGGCATGCGCTGGGTGCGGCCGGCGCGCTGA
- a CDS encoding sugar ABC transporter ATP-binding protein, with amino-acid sequence MSAGAPATGRVQVSLRGIVKRFGPVQVLHGVDLAFEPGHVYGLLGENGAGKSTLMKILAGYEAPSEGSLAVNGRTVAFDGPRAAEAQGIVLIHQEFNLAEDLTVAQNIFLGHEPRRGLWLDDAAMRATARRVLDEVGLPQVDPDTRVRELIVAERQLVEIAKALSRQARVLVMDEPTATLTPAETGRLFALVARLKAEGVCIVFISHKLDEVERATETVVVMRDGRVVAQQPTASLTRAQMANLMVGRELADLYPPRPPVPEGAPVLLSVRGLSVPGWAEGVDFEVRAGEVFGFAGLVGAGRTELFEGLLGLRPRRADAVQIAGRALLPRSPREAAEAGLTYLSEDRKGRGLHVRLGLRENLTLMALHRHARPWLRPASEHGALQQAVRDFGIRCGSLEVPAGSLSGGNQQKLALARVLHPEPRVVVLDEPTRGVDIGAKREIYALIRRLADEGRAVVVVSSELMELIGLCHRVAVMRAGRLQATLSAAQLNEQELIAHATGTH; translated from the coding sequence GTGAGCGCCGGCGCGCCGGCGACCGGGCGCGTGCAGGTGTCGCTGCGCGGCATCGTCAAGCGCTTCGGACCGGTGCAGGTGCTGCACGGGGTCGATCTGGCGTTCGAGCCCGGCCACGTCTACGGCCTGCTGGGCGAGAACGGCGCGGGCAAGTCCACGCTCATGAAGATCCTTGCGGGCTACGAGGCGCCGAGCGAGGGCAGCCTGGCGGTGAATGGGCGCACCGTGGCCTTCGACGGGCCGCGCGCTGCCGAGGCTCAGGGCATCGTGCTGATCCACCAGGAGTTCAACCTCGCCGAAGACCTCACGGTGGCGCAGAACATCTTTCTGGGTCACGAGCCGCGCCGCGGCCTCTGGCTCGACGACGCCGCCATGCGCGCCACCGCGCGCCGCGTGCTCGACGAGGTCGGCCTGCCCCAGGTGGACCCCGACACGCGGGTGCGCGAACTCATCGTGGCCGAGCGCCAGCTGGTGGAGATCGCGAAGGCGCTGTCGCGCCAGGCGCGCGTGCTCGTGATGGACGAACCCACGGCCACGCTCACGCCCGCCGAGACCGGCCGGCTGTTCGCGCTGGTGGCGCGGCTCAAGGCCGAGGGCGTGTGCATCGTCTTCATCTCGCACAAGCTCGACGAGGTCGAGCGCGCCACAGAGACCGTGGTGGTGATGCGCGACGGCCGCGTGGTGGCGCAGCAGCCCACGGCCTCGCTCACGCGCGCGCAGATGGCGAACCTGATGGTAGGCCGCGAGCTCGCCGACCTGTACCCGCCACGCCCCCCCGTGCCCGAGGGCGCGCCGGTGCTGCTGTCGGTGCGCGGCCTGAGCGTGCCCGGCTGGGCCGAGGGCGTGGACTTCGAGGTGCGCGCGGGCGAGGTGTTCGGTTTCGCGGGCCTGGTGGGCGCGGGCCGCACCGAGCTGTTCGAAGGCCTGCTGGGCCTGCGCCCGCGCCGCGCCGACGCGGTGCAGATCGCCGGCCGCGCGCTGCTGCCCCGCTCGCCGCGCGAAGCGGCCGAGGCCGGCCTCACCTACCTCAGCGAAGACCGCAAGGGCCGCGGCCTGCATGTGCGCCTGGGCCTGCGCGAGAACCTCACGCTCATGGCCTTGCACCGCCACGCGCGGCCCTGGCTGCGGCCCGCCAGCGAGCACGGCGCGCTGCAGCAGGCGGTGCGCGATTTCGGCATCCGCTGCGGTTCGCTCGAGGTGCCCGCGGGCTCGCTGTCGGGCGGCAACCAGCAAAAGCTCGCGCTCGCGCGCGTGCTGCACCCCGAACCGCGCGTGGTGGTGCTCGACGAGCCCACGCGCGGCGTGGACATCGGCGCCAAGCGCGAGATCTACGCGCTGATCCGCCGCCTGGCCGACGAAGGCCGCGCGGTGGTGGTGGTGTCGTCCGAACTCATGGAACTCATCGGCCTGTGCCACCGCGTCGCGGTGATGCGCGCGGGCCGGCTGCAGGCCACGCTGTCGGCCGCGCAACTCAACGAACAGGAGCTGATCGCCCATGCCACCGGAACGCACTGA
- a CDS encoding dioxygenase, producing MNRLPTVFISHGAPTFALEPGRAGPALAALGRALPRPRAVLVVSPHWMSTVPLVGTASRPETVHDFGGFPAALYRLQYPVSGAPAEAQRAFDLLVAAGWSPRSDAQRGLDHGAWVPLMHLYPEADVPVFQVSLPARLDSASAWALGQALAPLADEGVLIVGSGSLTHNLYEFRAGDPREAAYAREFSDWVREAVLQRDDERLLHTLSRAPHAQRAHPTTEHFLPLLVAAGAAAPQRAVSVIEGGIEHGVLAMDGYVFGAVESA from the coding sequence ATGAACCGCCTGCCCACCGTCTTCATCTCCCACGGCGCGCCCACCTTTGCGCTCGAACCGGGCCGCGCCGGCCCTGCGCTCGCGGCCCTGGGCCGCGCGCTGCCACGCCCGCGCGCCGTGCTGGTCGTCTCGCCACACTGGATGAGCACCGTGCCCCTGGTGGGCACCGCCAGCCGGCCCGAGACCGTGCACGACTTCGGCGGTTTTCCGGCCGCGCTCTACCGCCTGCAATACCCGGTGAGCGGCGCGCCCGCCGAGGCCCAGCGGGCGTTCGATCTGCTTGTCGCGGCCGGCTGGTCGCCCCGCAGCGACGCGCAGCGCGGCCTCGACCACGGCGCCTGGGTGCCGTTGATGCACCTCTACCCCGAGGCCGATGTGCCGGTGTTCCAGGTCTCGCTGCCCGCGCGGCTGGACAGCGCCAGCGCCTGGGCCCTGGGCCAGGCGCTCGCGCCGCTGGCCGACGAAGGCGTGCTCATCGTGGGCAGCGGCAGCCTCACGCACAACCTCTACGAATTCCGCGCCGGCGATCCGCGCGAGGCCGCCTATGCGCGCGAGTTCAGCGACTGGGTGCGCGAAGCCGTGCTGCAGCGCGACGACGAGCGCCTGCTGCACACGCTCTCGCGCGCGCCGCATGCGCAGCGCGCCCACCCCACCACCGAGCACTTCCTGCCTTTGCTCGTGGCCGCGGGCGCGGCCGCGCCGCAGCGCGCGGTGAGCGTGATCGAAGGCGGCATCGAACACGGTGTGCTCGCCATGGACGGCTACGTGTTCGGCGCCGTGGAGAGCGCCTGA
- a CDS encoding ROK family protein, with the protein MTLKGLKTGEKTLLDHVFWASGISRDALAAASSFSKTRANAAVAELLEQGLLEQTGEQMSTGGRRAETLRLSRSLGVLIGVAVGATGLEVGVLSPDLALLAHHSEPADVRDGPVPMLARIRTLMRELLARCGVPPRQVIAIGIGLPGPVDFDSGQLVNPPLMPAWDAYSIRDDIATDFSAPVFVDNDVNVMALGELWRMQRGLQNFLVVKVGTGIGCGVVCHGQVYRGANGSAGDVGHICVVPEGPRCHCGNLGCVEAMAAGPAIARMATEAAEAGQSPRLARLIAERGALRLQDVAEACRAGDMAATQAVQRAGAHVGQMLASVVNFFNPSHVFIGGGITRVGPLFLAAVRQSVYQRSLALSTRHLEIQYTPLGERAGLIGAAVLAMQESLRRLEVA; encoded by the coding sequence GTGACCCTGAAAGGCCTCAAAACCGGCGAGAAGACGCTGCTGGACCACGTGTTCTGGGCCAGCGGCATTTCGCGCGACGCGCTCGCCGCGGCCTCGTCGTTTTCCAAGACCCGCGCGAATGCCGCCGTGGCCGAGCTGCTCGAACAGGGCCTGCTCGAGCAGACCGGCGAGCAGATGAGCACCGGTGGCCGCCGCGCCGAAACCCTGCGCCTGAGCCGCAGCCTGGGCGTGCTGATCGGCGTTGCCGTCGGCGCCACCGGGCTGGAGGTCGGCGTCCTGAGCCCCGACCTGGCGCTGCTGGCCCACCACAGCGAGCCCGCCGACGTGCGCGATGGCCCCGTGCCCATGCTCGCGCGCATCCGCACCCTCATGCGCGAGCTGCTGGCCCGCTGCGGCGTGCCGCCGCGCCAGGTGATCGCCATCGGCATCGGTCTGCCGGGCCCGGTCGATTTCGACAGCGGCCAGCTCGTGAACCCGCCGCTCATGCCCGCCTGGGACGCCTATTCCATCCGCGACGACATCGCCACCGACTTCAGCGCGCCGGTTTTCGTGGACAACGACGTCAACGTGATGGCGCTGGGCGAGCTGTGGCGCATGCAGCGCGGTCTGCAGAACTTCCTCGTGGTCAAGGTGGGCACGGGCATCGGTTGCGGCGTGGTCTGCCATGGGCAGGTCTACCGCGGCGCGAACGGCTCGGCCGGCGATGTGGGCCACATCTGCGTGGTGCCCGAGGGCCCGCGCTGCCACTGCGGCAACCTGGGCTGCGTCGAGGCCATGGCCGCGGGCCCGGCCATCGCGCGCATGGCCACCGAAGCCGCCGAGGCCGGGCAGAGCCCCCGCCTGGCGCGGCTCATCGCCGAGCGCGGCGCGCTGCGCCTGCAGGACGTGGCCGAGGCCTGCCGCGCGGGTGACATGGCGGCCACCCAGGCGGTGCAGCGCGCGGGCGCGCACGTGGGGCAGATGCTCGCCTCGGTGGTGAACTTCTTCAACCCCTCGCACGTGTTCATCGGCGGTGGCATCACGCGCGTGGGGCCGCTGTTTCTCGCGGCGGTGCGCCAGAGCGTGTACCAGCGCTCGCTCGCGCTTTCCACCCGCCACCTCGAGATCCAGTACACGCCGCTGGGCGAACGCGCCGGCCTGATCGGCGCGGCGGTGCTCGCCATGCAGGAAAGCCTGCGCCGCCTGGAGGTCGCGTGA